A window of the Tiliqua scincoides isolate rTilSci1 chromosome 5, rTilSci1.hap2, whole genome shotgun sequence genome harbors these coding sequences:
- the LOC136652983 gene encoding olfactory receptor 14A16-like: protein MVNQTSVTEFILLGFSDIQSLQTLHAVVFLALYLTTLMGNFLIIMAVIWVHHLHTPMYFFLAILSSIDACYISTTVPKSMIDSLINNNLISFSGCITQVFLVVTLASAELTLLTIMAYDRYVAICHPLQYMLIMNWTTCIQMATGLWVCSVINGMVHTVNTFSLHFCRSNIIEQYFCDIPQLLKLSCSDTEAIEMFVFVDVLCLGFFCFSLVLVSYGHIFSAVFKIQSVQGRYKAFSTCTPHLTVFSLFICTVMFSYMRPKALSSSTLDLVSAVLYTVLPPLMNPIIYSLRNKEIQVALWKMSMKRLEFHWVT from the coding sequence ATGGTAAACCAGACATCAGTGACAGAATTCATCCTTCTAGGGTTCTCTGATATTCAAAGCCTGCAGACCTTACATGCTGTGGTGTTTCTTGCCCTCTATTTAACCACTCTGATGGGAAACTTCCTCATTATCATGGCTGTAATCTGGGTTCATCACCTTCATACCCCCATGTATTTTTTCCTGGCTATCCTCTCCTCCATAGATGCCTGCTACATTTCCACTACTGTTCCTAAGTCCATGATTGATTCTCTGATAAATAACAATCTGATTTCATTCAGTGGATGTATCACTCAGGTGTTCTTAGTGGTCACATTGGCGAGTGCTGAGCTAACCCTGCTCACcatcatggcttatgaccgctatgtggccatctgccatcCTCTCCAGTACATGCTGATCATGAACTGGACCACCTGCATCCAAATGGCAACTGGTTTGTGGGTCTGTAGTGTCATCAATGGAATGGTCCACACGGTTAATACATTCAGCTTACATTTTTGCAGGTCCAACATCATTGAGCAATATTTCTGTGACATCCCTCAGTTATTAAAGCTATCTTGCTCAGATACAGAGGCCATTGAGATGTTCGTTTTTGTTGATGTACTTTGTCTGGGATTCTTTTGCTTCTCGCTTGTGTTGGTTTCCTATGGCCACATCTTCTCTGCTGTGTTCAAAATTCAATCTGTCCAGGGAAGGTATAAGGCCTTTTCCACCTGCACCCCACATTTGACTGTCTTTTCTTTGTTTATTTGTACAGTCATGTTTTCTTACATGAGACCAAAGGCCTTGTCCTCTTCAACCTTGGACTTGGTATCCGCGGTATTGTATACCGTTTTACCCCCATTAATGAATCCCATCATTTATAGCCTCAGAAACAAAGAAATCCAAGTGGCTCTGTGGAAAATGTCCATGAAAAGGCTTGAATTTCACTGGGTGACCTGA